TGTTTGTCTCGATGGAAAGGATTGTGTGTTCGTTTATTATGAAAATGAAATTGCAAAATGCTCGGTTGAACGGGCATGGTTTGAAGGTAAAGTTGAATTCAGGAAACCGATATCGTGTCATTTATTTCCGCTCCGCGTCGGCAGATCAGATGGAGAACGGGTAAGATACGAATCGATTGCCGAATGCTCAACTGCACGGGTAAAAGGTATCAGCGAAAATATTTATTTGCACGATTTCATTAAAGAAGCACTCGTTCGCAAATATGGCGAGAGATGGTATGCCGAATTTTTGGAAGAGTGCGAACGAAGATCAAATAAGAGTTTGAAATAAAATAATTAAAATATATAATCATAAATGTTACATCTTTCTCAAAGACAAACGCTTCAGATGAAGCTCACACCGCAGCAGGTTCAGTATCTGCAATTGCTGCAGTTGCCG
The genomic region above belongs to Ignavibacteriales bacterium and contains:
- a CDS encoding DUF3109 family protein yields the protein MFKIGETKIEEDIAYERFACSLSDCKGACCTMAGGRGAPLIDDEVEMLHRALPAAINYLSEENKSLIEKEGIVEGAPGMYATVCLDGKDCVFVYYENEIAKCSVERAWFEGKVEFRKPISCHLFPLRVGRSDGERVRYESIAECSTARVKGISENIYLHDFIKEALVRKYGERWYAEFLEECERRSNKSLK